One stretch of Bacteroidia bacterium DNA includes these proteins:
- a CDS encoding helix-turn-helix transcriptional regulator: protein MPEFLFKNKLYYNPVEFAMDRIGGTWKMPILWRLKDKVMRYSQLKKDIPHITHKMLTSQLRELEDEGFISREVFPVVPPKVEYSITKRGENAIVIIAAIRNYGLELMKDFGVEDSKIDKQQKGS from the coding sequence ATGCCCGAGTTTTTATTTAAGAACAAATTGTATTACAATCCGGTTGAATTTGCCATGGATCGGATAGGAGGTACCTGGAAAATGCCAATACTTTGGCGTTTAAAGGATAAAGTGATGCGGTATAGCCAGTTAAAGAAGGATATCCCTCATATTACGCATAAAATGCTAACCAGTCAATTAAGGGAGTTGGAAGACGAAGGATTTATTAGCAGAGAGGTGTTTCCGGTGGTACCGCCCAAGGTAGAGTATTCTATAACCAAACGGGGTGAAAATGCCATTGTAATAATTGCAGCCATACGTAATTATGGTTTAGAATTAATGAAGGATTTTGGGGTGGAGGATTCCAAAATAGATAAGCAACAAAAGGGGAGCTAG
- a CDS encoding VOC family protein codes for MNALNWFEIPALDLERAFYFYFGILNGNVRKGSFGNGEIILFNVPFQTGEAVGGSIVVRTDFKPSAEGTLVYLNSFGKLSEAVAKVELAGGKVVTPFIDLGKFGFSAIIIDTEGNRIGLLSHEK; via the coding sequence ATGAATGCGCTAAACTGGTTTGAAATTCCAGCATTGGATTTGGAAAGAGCTTTTTACTTTTATTTCGGAATCTTAAACGGAAATGTTCGAAAAGGTAGTTTTGGAAATGGTGAAATTATTTTGTTCAATGTACCTTTTCAAACCGGCGAAGCAGTTGGAGGATCCATTGTTGTTAGAACCGATTTTAAACCATCTGCTGAAGGAACCCTGGTTTACCTAAACTCCTTCGGGAAACTCTCCGAAGCCGTAGCCAAAGTTGAACTTGCAGGTGGAAAGGTGGTGACCCCCTTCATAGATCTGGGGAAATTCGGCTTTTCGGCCATTATTATCGATACAGAGGGAAATCGCATAGGTTTATTATCTCATGAAAAATAG
- a CDS encoding type 1 glutamine amidotransferase domain-containing protein — protein MNQVIERKSYVHPHGSPSKGKILMVASSPSISKQTGWPIGFWAAELTHPMRVFQEAGYEIELASTQGGKLEMDTYSNPTDASGYSANDIISLGYLQKPEFIQLLENTRKITEVKQEEYKAIFLVGGQGPMYTFRGNTDLQKLFVSFYEAGKPACAVCHSTTLLLEAKKSNGELLVQGKTWTGFANAEEDYADQAVGQKIQPYRIEDEAGKIANTFFRVAQPFSSYVIQDGNLITGQQQNSGTAAAELVIESLTSA, from the coding sequence ATGAACCAGGTAATCGAACGCAAATCTTATGTCCACCCTCACGGCTCACCTTCTAAGGGAAAAATACTAATGGTAGCCAGTTCCCCATCCATCTCCAAACAAACCGGTTGGCCAATCGGATTCTGGGCAGCCGAATTAACGCATCCCATGCGGGTATTTCAAGAAGCCGGATATGAAATTGAGTTGGCTTCTACACAGGGCGGTAAACTGGAAATGGATACCTATTCCAACCCAACCGATGCCAGTGGCTACTCAGCAAACGATATAATTTCATTGGGTTATTTACAAAAACCTGAATTTATTCAATTGCTTGAAAACACCCGCAAAATAACCGAGGTGAAACAGGAAGAATACAAGGCAATTTTCCTGGTGGGAGGTCAAGGCCCTATGTATACTTTTAGAGGAAATACAGACTTACAAAAACTATTCGTTTCCTTTTATGAAGCAGGTAAACCTGCTTGCGCCGTTTGTCATTCCACAACCCTTTTACTGGAGGCAAAAAAATCGAATGGAGAATTATTAGTTCAAGGCAAAACCTGGACCGGATTTGCCAATGCAGAGGAAGATTATGCTGATCAGGCTGTAGGCCAAAAAATTCAGCCCTACCGCATAGAAGATGAAGCCGGGAAAATAGCAAATACCTTCTTCCGTGTTGCCCAACCCTTCAGTTCTTATGTCATTCAGGATGGAAACCTGATTACCGGCCAGCAACAAAATTCGGGTACAGCAGCAGCAGAATTAGTTATTGAATCCTTAACCTCAGCCTAA